The genomic region GGCGCTTGGAAGCACATTTTGAGGACCCAATGCCCTCTCCCTCTAGCCAAAGTGTCGTTGAACTCGGCCGCTGGCTATTTCTCAGCCTGTCGTGATTTCCAGCGCGACCACATGAGGATAAAGGACGGGGCGAAATCGGCAGGAGCTCGGGCGATCCAGTCATCGATGGCAGCAGGACTGAACCAGCCTCCTTCGGAGATTTCGTCCGGGTGCAGCGCGAACGGTCCCTCGCTCATGCAGGAATAGAGCCAGACGAATTCCTGGCCGGTTTCGGCGCAGGCGTCCACCTTCAAGTGTCGTTCGGGACGGCTCGTGAGGGAGAGTCCGATCTCCTCGCGAAGCTCGCGCACGGCGCAATCGTCGTAGGCTTCGCCGGGATCGAGATGTCCCGACGCGGAAGAATCCCAAGTGCCAGGGAAACAGTCCTTCTTCATCGAGCGCTTTTGCAGGAACAGCTCGCCCCGTCGATTGAAGACGAAAACATGAACGGCCCGATGGAGCAGGCCGAGCTTGTGAACCTCGGACCGAGGGCGGCGGTCGATCACTTCATCGAGCGCGTTAACGACGTCGAAATATTCCACCGTCATGTTCGAGAGTGAAGGAGTTGGGCGAGGTGCGCGAATCGGTCCAGATCGATTTCCTCCGCGCGGGCGGTGGCCGGAATGCCGGCTTGGGTAAGCGCTGCGGAGAGCGATTCTTCCGGCCAGTCTTGTTTGAGCAGGTTTTTCATCATCTTGCGTCGTTGCGAAAAGGCGCGCTTGACGACCCGCGCGAAGGTGCCTTCCAAGGGCCGCGGCAACAAGGGCGAATCGCGGCGGATCAGGGTCACGCACGCGGAGGTCACACCGGGTTCAGGAAAGAAGCAACGGGCGGGGATTTTGAAATGTCCGGCGCATCGATAGCGCAAGCCCAGCAGCAAGGTCAGGAGTCCGTAGCTGGATTCGCGTGGCCGGGAGCCGATGCGCTGCACGACTTCCCATTGCAGGGTGGCCGCGATGCGATGGGGAGGGAAATCGACCGAAGCAAGCTCCACCAGCATGGGAGAACCGGTGGAGTAAGGCAGGTTGCTGGCGACCTTCCAGGAGTTTCCCAAGGATGTCAGGGATTCGGGGGAAACCGCGGCGGGAGTGGTTGTAGGGAGGTTCGGATTGGAGCGATGGTCCCTGATCCACTCCAGAGCGTCGGCGTGAAACAAGTTGAAATGCGGATGTTGGGAGAAGCGATCCCGAAGCACGGCCACCAGGCGTTCATCGATTTCAACCGCGGTCACCTCCGCTCCGCGTTCAAGCAGGTGCGCCGTGAGCGGACCGAGCCCCGGCCCGATCTCGAGCACACGATCCCCGGCGGTCACTTGAGCCGCCTCGGCGATGCGGTTCAGCTGATTTCGATCATGGAGGAAGTTTTGGCCCAGCGACTTCGTCACGCGATGGTCTCGCGCTTCCATCCAGCGCCGCATTTCGGAGAGAGTCATGCCGCTGTTTCGCCGGCCGCGGCGGCTGATGCGATGGAACGCGATGGGCAAGCTTTCGCTTCGAGGCCGCGGCGGCTGATCTTTCGGACTCCGCTGCGCTCCGGAAGGCCGCTTTGTTGGGGGCGGCCACCCGTGGATGTTCCGGGGCCGGCGCTTGATTCCAATTGTCGCTCGACGAGGTTCAAGGCGTGGTTCAGTTGGGCTGGCGAAATCGTGAGGGGAGGGGTGAAACTCAACACCTGTCCGTGCTCGCCTTCAGGCAGCAGGATCAATCCCTGTCCCAGGAGTGATTTGACCCAACCGAGGACGGTGGCGGGCGGAGCCGATCGCGCTTCGAGGCCGGCCAGCAATCCACGTCCGCGCGGGACCAATCCAAGTTGCGGAAATCGGCTGGCCAGTCGGCGCATGGCTTCCATCAGGTGTTGGCCGGTTGATCGAGAGCGCCGGGCGAGCCCCAGTTGGCGGTGAACCCGAATGCTGGCCAACGCCATCGCACAACCCACCGGGTGGCCCAGGAATGTGCTCGTGTGAATGGCTTCCCCGTCGGATTCCGGCCAGGCGGCGTCCATGAGATCGGCGCGCCCGACGCAGGCGGAGATGGGAAAGCCGCCGGCGAGAGCTTTGCCCAAGCAGATGAGATCCGGCACGACGCTCTCGTGTTCACATGCGAACCCATGACCGGTGCGTCCGAAGCCGGTGTAGATTTCATCGAAGATCAACAAGGTGCCGTGTTCCGCGCAGAGTTGGGCCAACTGGGGAAGAAAGCCGGGGATCGGAATACGAATGCCGCCCCGGGCTTGAAGGGGTTCGATGAGGACCGCGCCGATGGTCCCTCGCTTCAGCCGGGTGGCCAGGAAATCGAGCGAGGTTTCACCCCGCTTCATGCTGGCAGTATTCGCCGACGCCGGTGGTGTTGCGGCGTGGGCGTCAGGGAATGGGGCGAATTCGACGAAGCCGCCCAGTTGGGGGCGAAAGCGTTGCCGGAAATGGAGGCGGTGAGTGGCGTTGAGCGCTCCGTAACCGAGACCGTGATAACCCCCCTCGAACGCGATGATGTTAGGGCGTCCGGTGGCGAGCAGCGCGGTCTTGAGCGCCGCCTCAACCGCTTCAAATCCAGAACTGCCGAGGATGACTTTACCCCGGCTGGACGCTCCTTTGGATTTCGCGCGCGTCCAGC from Verrucomicrobiota bacterium harbors:
- the rsmA gene encoding ribosomal RNA small subunit methyltransferase A, whose product is MTLSEMRRWMEARDHRVTKSLGQNFLHDRNQLNRIAEAAQVTAGDRVLEIGPGLGPLTAHLLERGAEVTAVEIDERLVAVLRDRFSQHPHFNLFHADALEWIRDHRSNPNLPTTTPAAVSPESLTSLGNSWKVASNLPYSTGSPMLVELASVDFPPHRIAATLQWEVVQRIGSRPRESSYGLLTLLLGLRYRCAGHFKIPARCFFPEPGVTSACVTLIRRDSPLLPRPLEGTFARVVKRAFSQRRKMMKNLLKQDWPEESLSAALTQAGIPATARAEEIDLDRFAHLAQLLHSRT
- a CDS encoding NUDIX domain-containing protein, which encodes MTVEYFDVVNALDEVIDRRPRSEVHKLGLLHRAVHVFVFNRRGELFLQKRSMKKDCFPGTWDSSASGHLDPGEAYDDCAVRELREEIGLSLTSRPERHLKVDACAETGQEFVWLYSCMSEGPFALHPDEISEGGWFSPAAIDDWIARAPADFAPSFILMWSRWKSRQAEK
- a CDS encoding aspartate aminotransferase family protein; the protein is MPLRTDSAQVLRALSRYESRNVTHQSASGDWPIVWDRAKGVHVWDAEGRRYLDLTAAFGVAAAGHAHPDIVRAGQCQLRRLPHAMGDVHPHPLKAELCAQLSRITFERWTRAKSKGASSRGKVILGSSGFEAVEAALKTALLATGRPNIIAFEGGYHGLGYGALNATHRLHFRQRFRPQLGGFVEFAPFPDAHAATPPASANTASMKRGETSLDFLATRLKRGTIGAVLIEPLQARGGIRIPIPGFLPQLAQLCAEHGTLLIFDEIYTGFGRTGHGFACEHESVVPDLICLGKALAGGFPISACVGRADLMDAAWPESDGEAIHTSTFLGHPVGCAMALASIRVHRQLGLARRSRSTGQHLMEAMRRLASRFPQLGLVPRGRGLLAGLEARSAPPATVLGWVKSLLGQGLILLPEGEHGQVLSFTPPLTISPAQLNHALNLVERQLESSAGPGTSTGGRPQQSGLPERSGVRKISRRGLEAKACPSRSIASAAAAGETAA